The Hymenobacter chitinivorans DSM 11115 genome segment ACCCCGTCGAGCAGCACCAGCGGCGACTCTTCCAGCAGCACGCCCCGCTGCCGGTCCGTGACGATGAAGTGGAAACCATCCTTGCGCAGGCGCACCGTCACGCCGGGCACATACTCGCGCAAGACTTCCTCCATGACCTTAAAGCGGGTGAAGTCGTCGAGGCGGTATTGCTCGTCGGCTTTGCCGTAAAAGGCCGTGCTATCGGTGGCCCTGGTGGCGTAAAGGCTATTAAACTTGCGGAAGTACGTGGCCTGAATCTGGGCCTGCTGGTGGCGCTGGGCAAACTCTGCCCGCCGCTGCACCGGGGCGGCAAAGGGCCGCCGGGGCAGGGCCGCAAACCGCGCAGAGTAGGGGTCCAGCAGCTCGAAGTGGTAGGTGCTATCCTGCTGGGTATTGGTTTGCAGCACCACGTCGTGCAGGCCCGTCAAACTGGGTACTTCGAACACCACGCCTCCGTCGGGGCCGCTGCGGGCAGCCTGCAGCTGCACGATGCGGCTGGGGGAAGCCAAGTAGGCCAGAATGCCGGGCGCGGGCTGGTTGCTGCCGTTGCGCAGAATCCGGCCCCGCACCAGCTGGCCGTTGAGCTCGGGTGCAAACTCCAGCACCGGCGGGTGGCCCGTCTGCACCTCGTCCCAGCGGAAGCGGCTCCAGCCCTGGGTCAGCATCAGGTTGTCGGCGGCCAGCGCCACTTCCGGGCCGGGCGCAAAGTAATAGTCCGGGTTTTCGATGACGCCCTTCAGGTCGGCGGCCAGCCACAAGTAGCCGTTGATGCCGGCCGGAGTAGCCGCCGTGAGCGAGTCGAGGCGGTACACGGCCATCGACAGGCTGGCGGGCATGGGCCGGGAGCCGGCTGCCGTAGCCACCTGCAAACTCACCTTTTCGCGGGTTCCGTACCGGGGCTTATCGGCGCTGGCCTGGATGGTCAGGGCTTCGGGCGCCTGGAAGTAAAGTCGCTCGGCCACGGGCTGGCTCTGGGCGTTGAAGACGGTAAAGTGCGTAATACCGGCCGGCAGGGTGCCGCGGCTGAGGCGGAAAACGGCCTGCCCCCCGGTGAGTGGCGCCCCGGCCGAAAAAGCCAGCTGCTGCCGGGCGTGGGCCAGCAGGTAGACCGGGCCGTTGCCGGCCCCACCCCGGGCCTGCACTACCACGCTCAGCTGGTCGGGGCTGCTGGCGTCGAGGCGGAGCACGTAGCCCTGCTCCTGCACGGCGGGCAGGCGGCGGGTCAGCACCCGTTTGTTGGGCAGCACCACGGTGGCGGTGTAGGCATTGCCGGCCGCGGCGGGAGTTAGCTCAAAGCTGCCCAGACCAAATTTGAGGGTGCTGAAGCTGGCCACGTTCCGGCCGGTGCCGTCCTGCACCCGACCCTGGGCCGCCACGCTCCGGCCGCTCTTGTCGGTTATCTTGAAACCCACGCGGCTAGTCAGGCCCTGTACCAGGTTGCCGCCCTCGGGGAAAAACTGCACGTCGTAGCTCGCCGAGTCCTGGCTGGGTACCGCCCCGGAAGCCAGAAAGGTATTGACGATGGTGACGGAGCTGTGGAAGTAGAAGTCGGGGCTGAAATTTTTCATCCAGTTGGTGTAGGCCCGCACCGTGTAGGTGCCCGAGGGTAGGGTGCCCGGCAGTTGAAAGGAGCCCTGCCCGGTAGCCTGCTGCAGAGCCACTTTGCCTTGCAGCACCGGCTGCCGGCTTTCGTCGAGCACCTCCACGTAGGCCACCGTGCTCATGGGCAAGGGCCGCTGCCGGGTGCCATCCACGGCGTACACCTTAAACCACATGGTTTCGCCGGTCAGGTACAGGTGCCGGTCCAGGTGCAAAAACAGCTTTTCGGTCAGGTGCTGGGCCCGGTACCGCGCCAGTGGCCCGGTAATGCCCGGCAACGAGTCCGTTTGGGCTGCCGCGGGCCGGGCCAGGCCCAGCAGCAGGCTGCACAAGCTCAGCAGCACGTAGCGTGATTGTAGCGGCATAAGAATAAGAATACGGTCGAAAGTCATGGGGTAAGGAGCCGCTGATTACCAGAAGGAGGGCTTCACATTGGTGCCGTGCACGCGGCAGTCCACGCACTCGGGTGTGTAGGCGGTGTAGGCGTCCACCCGGCCGTTGTGAATCAGGGGGGCAATGGGAATCCGGTAGCTGGCGTTGCCAAAGAACTCGGCAATGGTGTAGTCGCCGCGGAAAATCCAAAGGGTATCGGGGGCGGTGCAGGCCAGGTAGTTGGTATCCAGGAAGCGCCACTCGTCGGGCAGCTCGGGGCGGCTGATGAAGAGGCGCTTCTCGGTCATCGACGTTACGCCCACAAAACCCAGCACGGGTTCGGTAGCGTCCTGCAGGCAGTGCACGTTGCCCTGCACCTGGCTGGGCAGCGGGTCGAAGGGCGTGCCCAGGGTTTCGGTATTCTTGCGCAGCGTTTCCCAGTACTGGTATTCTTCCTGACTCAGGGCGTACTGGTGGGCCAGAATGCTGTAGCGCAGCCGCAGCTTAATGGAGTTGCGCGGCACCTGGGCCATGGGAAAGCCCCGCACCACGTCCTGGCTGAGACCCGTGGTGCTGTTGATGCGGATAACGCCGCCGGACTGGGTGTCCCAGCAGCTGTAGATATTCTCCTGGCGCGGACTAATGACCTGGTTGGCGTATTGTAGTTCGCTGTTGAAGGCGGAGGTAAAGGCCCAGGTTTCGTCGTATTCCCAGCGGTAAAAACCGGTTTGGCCCGATTCGTCGTGGGTATCCACGTAAATGTCGACGCCGGCGTTATCGGCTTTCCAGCTGAGCTTGTCGATGGGTGGCGTGACTTTGGCCGCCGTCAGCGCAGAAGCGTAAGTGCGGCCCGCGCTGGTTTTGATGGTAAGCCGGTAATTGCGGCCCGGTACCAGCTGCTGGCTGGCCGATACGTAAGTGCCCGGCGCCGTTTCCGTGAGCAGGGCCCGCACGCTGGTAGCGTCTTCAATGGCTACCTGAGCCTTGGTTTCGACCACCGGCGCCGTGTTCTGGTTCAGGTTGGTGGAGCGCGAGAGTTTGATGGTCGTCGGGCCCTGGGTATTGATGAAGCCGTCGACGACCAGAAACTGGGTTTTGCTGCGCGGCACATCGGGCGAGTAGTCCTCAATGCAGCCGCTAAGCAGCCCTAGCAGCAGGGCTACGGCCCCCAGCAAGCCGCCCCGCCGGCTGGTTTGCCCGCGCGCTATTCGCAGAAGAGAAAAAGGAAATATCATCAGGTCGGAGGTTGCTGTTACCAAAAGGAGGGTTTCACGTTGGTGCCGTGCACCCGGCAGTCTACACAATCAGTGGTGCTGCCGGAGAAGGACGTCTTGCCGCGCACGTAGGCAATGGGGGTGCGCTTAATAAAGGAGAAGTAGCCGAAGATTTCGTCTTTGGTTAAAAGAGTGGTGTCGGCCAGATACTGGCAGCCGAGGTAGTTGCTATCCAGAAAAGTCCAGTCGGCGGGCAGCTCATTGTTGTTGACGAAGAGGCGCTTTTCGACCAGGGACGTTGCGCCCACAAAGCCCAGCACGGGCTCGGTGGCGTCCTGCAGGCAATGCACGTTGCCCTGCACCTGGCTCGGCAGCGGGTCGAAAGGGGTACCCAGGGTTTCGGTGTTTTTCTTCAGGGTCTCCCAGTACTTATATTCCTCCTGGCTCAGGGCGTACTGCCGGGCCCGCAGGCTGTAGCGAAACCGCAGCTTGATGGAGTTCCGCGGCACGCGGGTCAGCGGAAAGTCGGTTACCGCATCCTGGGTCAGGCCGGTAGTCGTCCCCACCTGGATGATTTCGGGGTTTTCAGTTCCCCAGCACTCGTAGATGTTGTCTTTGCGCGGCCTGATTTCGCCGTCCACGTATTCCAGCTCGCTATTGTAGGCCGACAAGAAAAACCAGGTTTCGTCGTAAATCCAGCGGTAGTAGCCCGTAGCGCCGGCGGGGTCGTGGGTGTTGACGTAGAGCTGCACGCCGGCGTCGCTGGCTTTCCAGGTAATGGCGTCGATGGGCGGAGTGACCTTAGCGGCCGTAAAGGCCGAGACGTACTGGCGGCCCGCACCGGTTTTGATGGTAAGCCGGTAATTGCGGCCCGGTACCAGCTGCTGGTCGGCCGACACGTAGGTGCCCGGCACGGTTTCTTTCAGCGGAGTGCGGTTGCCGGCCGCGTCTTCGATGCTGACCTGGGCCAGCCTTTCCACCACCGGCCCGCCAGTCTGAGCCAGGTTGGCCGAGCGGGAGAGCTTAATCGTCGTCGGGCCCTGGGTGTTAATAAAGCCGTCGACGACCAGAAACTGCGTCTTGCTGCTCTTCACCTCGGGTGTGTAGTCCTCGATGCAGCCGCTGAGCATCGCCAGCAGCGCACTTGCTTGGAGCAGATAAAGCACCGGTCGTAGCATCGCCAATCGGGTTAAAACTTGATGTTGTAGGTAACCGTCGGGATGGGCTGAGCGAAGATGGACAGCTTGTAGCCCTTGATCTGCCCGTTCACCGACTTGAAATAGATGGAATACGGGTTGTGGCGGCCGGTCAGGTTGTAGACGCCCACCGTCCAGGAGCTGTGGAAAGGCTTGTGCACCTTGTGGTTGCCTTCCAGGTTCATGGCCAAGTCGGCCCGGTAGTAGTCGGGCACGCGGTAGGCGTTGCGCTCCGAGTAATACACCCGCGTGGAGGTCCCGATGTAGTACTTCACCAGGGGCAGGGTAATGGGCCGGCCGGTGCTGTAGGTAAAGTTCAGGGACGTGCTGATGCGGCGACTGAAGCGGTAGTTGCTAATCAGGGTCACGTCGTGGGGCTTGTCGAAGTTGCTGGGGTAAAAATTGCCGCCGTTAATCATGTCGGAAGTCGTGGCAATGTTGACCTGCACCAGGGAGCGGGAGTAAGTGTAGCTCACCCAGCCGTTGATTTTGCCGGTGAGCTTTTTCACCATCACCTCCACGCCATAGGCCTTGCCCTCGGCATTCACGATGTCGGTTTCGATGTGGCGGTTGAGCAGCAGCGTGGCTCCGCTCTTGTAGTCCACAAAGTCGTGCATGGACTTGTAGTAAGTCTCCACCGACGTCTCAATCGTGTTGCTCTTGAAATTGCGGTAGAAGCCGATGGAGTACTGGTCGCCCACCTGGGGCCGGATGTTGGAGTCGCTGAGCTTCCAGATGTCGGTCGGCGACATCGAGGCCGTGTTCGAGAGCATGTGGATGTACTGCCGGGTGCGGTTGTAGCTGGCCTTCACCGAGGAGTTGTCCGACAGGGCAAAGCGGGCGGAGAGCCGGTACTCGGGGCCGTGGTAGGTGGCCAGTACCTGGTTTTTGGCGTATGTCACCGTGTCCCGAATCGTGCTTTCCGACTTCGACAGGCCCGGGGCGTACTGGTACACCTGCCGCGGCCCCAGGGCGTTGAAGAAGGAGTAGCGCAGCCCCACCGACACCGACAGGCGGGAGCTCAAATCAATGCGGTCCGATACGTAAAGGGCGCTTTCCAGGGCCCGCTCGTCGTCCAGCAGCTTGGGCACCACCAGCGACTCGGCGCCCTCCGGCCGGAGGCTGCCTGGGGCCACGTTGTAGAGCAGAGTGCTGGCCCCGAAGTCGATGGTGTGACGGGTGTTGGGGAAAAAGCTGAAGTCGGCCTGGGCAGTGCCCTGATTGATGCGGTAGCGCAGCTGCGAGGCCGTGCTCGGGTTCAGCTCACTGGTCACGTCGTAGCCGTAGTGCGAGTAGCTGCCGCTGAGCACACCGTAGAGCTTGTTGCTGAAGTTGTGCCGCCATTTCAGGCTGCCGCTGCGGTTCACGTAGCGGTAGGCCGTGTCGGAGGCCAGCTGAAACCGGTCGTTGCTAAGGTAGCCGGTGGCGTAAATCGTGTTGTTCTCGTTGATTTCGTGGCTGATGTGGGCACTCACGTCGTAGAAGCCCGCCGAGCTTTGCTTGAAACTCTCACTGGGCAGCAGGTGCAGAATCCAGTCGGAATAGCTGCTGCGGCCACTGATGATAAACGAGCTTTTGTCCTTGATGATGGGCCCTTCCAGGGTAAGGCGGCTGGTGAGCGGCCCAATGCCGGCCGAGCCCGAGAGTTTCTTCTTGTTGCCGTCGCGGGTGGTAATGTCGAGCACCGAGGACAGGCGGCCGCCGTACTTGGCCGGAATGGCGCTTTTGTAGAGCTCCACGCTCTTGATAATATCGGGGTTGAAGGCCGAAAAGAAGCCGAACAGGTGGCTGGGATTATACACCGTGGCGTTGTTGAACAGAATCAGGTTCTGGTCGGCCGAGCCCCCGCGCACGTTCAGCCCGGTGCTGCCCTCGCCCACCGATTTCACCCCGGGCAAGGTCAGCACCACCCGCAGAATATCGGTTTCGCCAAAGGCCGTGGGTACCTGCTTCATCGTGCGGATATCGAGCTTTTCCAGGCCCATCTGCATTCCCGACACGTTCTTGTCCTTCTCGCCCTCGATGACGACTTCTTTGAGGGTCGTAATATCTTCCTCCACCTCAATTTCAAGGCTGCCATTGGCCCGCAGCTGCACCTGGCGGCGGGTGTTCTTGATGCCGATGCCGCGTACCCGCAACTCGTGGCGGCCGGTGGGCAGGGTCAAGGAGAAAAAGCCGAACTGGTCGGTGCTGGTCCCAATCTTGGAAGCCTCGCTGTAAATGGTGGCCCCAATCACCGGCTCCCCCGATTTCAGCTCCCGGATGTGTCCCGCCAGCGTAGCTTTGCCGCCGGCCGCTTCCCCCCGCCCGATTTCGTACACCTTCAGCTCCGATACGCTGCCCCGGGTCTTGGCCGGCGCCGCGCCCGGCACGGACTCCGCCGCCGTGGGCGCCGCCGTAACGAGTACGAAGCTGCGGGGCTCAAAAAACGCGTCGGGCAGGGAAAGCGGCAGTGCCGCCCCCACCGTAACGTAGACGTGGTTGAGCGAGTCGAGGGCGAAGTGCAGGCGGGTGTGCTGCCCGACCAGCGCCAATACGTCCTTTAGGGGCTGGTTTTGTACCTGCAGGGTTATTTTCACGCTGTCGAGGGCGGCCGGGTCGAAGAAGAACCGGGCCGGGGTCTGGGCCTCCACGGCCCGGGCAAACTCCTCGAAGGACAGGGCGCTGAAGGTGCCGCTCACCATCGGCCCGGGCGCCTGCTGGGCCACTGCGGGCCCCGCCAGCACTACGCAAACCAGTAAGAGCCATAGTCGGGTAAAATGTATCATTCAGTCTGGTAAAAACCTGATTTATAACGGGTAAGTAAGGCTAGTGGCCGGCCGCTGGGGCAGTGGGCGGGCCCAGACTGAGGCCGTAGCCCAGGAGCTGCAGCAGGTCGGTTTCCCGGGTTTCGGGCTTAAACTTCAGCCCCTGCGTCTGGGCGTATTTCTGCAAAGCCTTTTTCTGGGGCTCAAATAGGCGCACCACCGAGGCCTTGCCGCTGAGCGGATAATAAGCCGAGCCCAACTGCAGGAAATACCGGTCGGCCACGCTGAAATAGGCAATCAGCGTCTGGCTGACGGCCTGTTCCTGCAGCCGTTTGATGCGTTTGACCAGAAACCGCACGTTGCTCGTATCCAGCATCACGTCGTAAAAGCCCGGGCTCAGTGGCTGGCCAGCCACTTGCTCGGTATTGAGCCGCACGAAGGAGTGGCCCTGCAGCGAAAACGCCTGCACCTTCTCCCCGACGAGCTTCAGGGCAAAAGGAGTGTTGGGCTTGCGCACAATCAGCTGGTCGAAGCGCAGGTCGTACTGCACCGGCACGGCCGCGAATTGGTAGCCATTGTAGGTCACTGTACTCGGCTGCTGCTCGGGGTTGCCGAAAAACTGGTTACCCTGTACCGCAGCATAGGAGCGGGTATAATCCACGTACTCGGCGCCGGTCAGGGGCCGGAGCTGCCCACTCACGGCCTCGTAGCGCTGCTGGGCCTGGGTCACGGCGGTGGCCAGAAAAGCCGTGTCGGCAGCGGCCGTCGTTTGGGCCCGGCCGGCCGCGGCGGGCAGTAGCAGGACCAGCAATATGACGTAACGGAAAGTAACGATTGACATACGCTTAAACTTACTGCTCTATAATTTGGGCAAGGTAATCAGGAATTTATACAGTTCTTCGGATACTCCGGCCCGCTAACACTTGACCACCAGGAAGCGTACTGGGGTTGCATGCGCTACATTTCCCTCGACCTTGAGACCACCGGTGGTACGCCCGGCCGCCACCAGATTCTGGAGCTGGCCGCTGTTGTAGAAGACACCAAACACCTGCGGCCGTTGCCTGAGCTGCCCGCTTTTCGGCGGGTGGTGCGCCACCCCGACTACACCGGCACGGCTGGCGCCCTGGCCCTGAATGCTCGCCTGCTGGAGGAACTGGCCCGCAAAGAGCCCAACCCCGAGCTCTGCCTGCCCGAGGAGCTGGTACCTCAGCTGCGCGAGTTTCTGCTGCTCCACGGCTTCCGGCCCGACAAGAAAGACTGCCTGGCCGTAACGCTGGCGGGTAAGAATATCGGCTCCTTCGACGTGCCGTTTCTGCGCCTGCTGCCGGGTTGGGGCACGCTGGTACGCCACGAGCCCGCCCTGCTCGACCCGGCCGCGTTTTACCTGAACTGGCGCAAAGACACCCGCCTGCCCACAATGAGCATCTGCAAGGCCCGCGCCCGGTTCGCCGACGATACCGTGGCCCACCAAGCCCTGGCCGACGCCCTGGACGTGGTGCAGTTACTGCGGCCATTTTACGAGCTACCGGTGTATCAGCAGGTGAAAACGGCGGAAGAGTAGGGTTTTCGCCGGGTTTGGCTTACGGCCGTGTCCAAGGCGCCAGGCTCTGCGGCTTGGGAAGGGCCTAAACGCAAAAACACCCGCCGGGTCTCGGCGGGTGTTTTCGGTAGTGGCGCTCCCTCCTGGGCTCGAACCAGGGACCCTCTGATTAACAGTCAGATGCTCTAACCGGCTGAGCTAAGGAAGCGGTTATGGCGACGTTTATCTGTCGTTGCGGGTGCAATATTAGTGCACCAGGAGAGTTTCTGCAAGCATTGCCCTAAAAATAATTGTAAAAAAATCTCTAGTTTGTGATTGTCAGGATGTTGCCGGAGAGCGAAGTTGAGTAGCGGCGCAGGGCCAAGCTGGCCGGACCGCCCTGGGGCTGGCCCTGAAAGTTGAACTGGGACTTGCAGCAGGGGTCGAACAGCTGCACAAACGGCGAAATCTTGACCCGGGCGCAGGTATCGGTCGGGTTGTAGGTGCAGGTCCGCTCGAAGGCCAAATACGTGCTGGCATTTTGCCGCACCACAATCAGCCCGTTCACGCCGCCTTTATGATATACGGCCCCGTTGTCGAAGCGCAGGGCGCTGTTTTCCTGGTTAGTCAGGTACAGCACCTCACTAAAGGCCACAATCGGAATCTGGGGCTGCACGTTGGTGCTGGAGCCGCAGCCCCAGAGCAGCGCCTGGCTGGCCAGGGCCAATCCGACAATGTAAAGGCGGGCAGAAGACAACAACGACATAGAATTCGGGTTTACGGGCGTCGCCCCGGTGGGCAATGCCTCCATAAGTGCATTGCCCACCGGGGCGACAACAGAAGCAGCCTTAGAACTGGCTGCCGGCTTTTCTTGTTCCGGGCGGCTGTGCCTTAGCTAAACAATCAATGAGCCCGGTTTATTGTACGCCTTCGAACTGACGCAGGAAGCGCATATCGTTTTCGGTGAACAAGCGCAGATCCTTAATCTGGTATTTGAGCATCGTAATCCGCTCGATGCCCATACCCCAGGCGTAGCCCGAGTATTTCTCGGCGTCGATGCCCGACTGCTCCAGCACGTTGGGGTCTACCATGCCGCAGCCCCCGATTTCGACCCAACCGGTTTGCTTGCAGATGTTGCAGCCCGCGCCCTTGCAGATCAGGCAGGTAATGTCAATTTCGGCGCTGGGCTCGGTGAAGGGGAAGAAGGACGGGCGGAAGCGGATGTTGATATCCTGGCCGAACATTTCCTGCACGAAGTAATATACCGTCTGCTTCAGGTCGGCAAAGCTCACGCCCTCGTCAATGAAGATGCCTTCCACCTGGTGGAACATCATGTGGGCCCGGGCCGAAATGGCCTCGTTGCGGTACACGCGGCCCGGCATGATGCTGCGGATGGGCGGCTTCTGGCTTTCCATCACCCGCACCTGCACCGTACTAGTATGAGTGCGCAGCAGGGCGTCGTGGGTTGGGTCGGCGGGGTTGCGGGTCACGAAGAACGTGTCCTGCATGTCGCGGGCCGGGTGGTTTTCGGGGAAGTTAAGGGCCGTGAAGTTGTGCCAGTCGTCCTCGATTTCGGGCCCTTCGGCCACGTTGAAGCCGATGCGGGAGAAGATGCGCACCATTTCCTCGCGCACCAGGCTCAGCGGGTGGCGCGTGCCCAGGGCGTTGGGCACCACGGGCAGGGTATAGTCAAACGTGGGGTCGGCGGGCGTGTTCTGGGCGGCGGCTTCGAGCTCCTGCTGGCGCTGGGTGAACTTGTCGAGGGCCAGCTGCTTGAGCTGGTTCAGCTCCTGGCCCACGGCCCGGCGCTGCTCCTGGGGCACGGTTTTGAGAAGGTCGAACAAATCGGCCAGCTGCCCCTTCCGCCCGGTGAAGGCAATGCGGAACTGCTCCAGCTGGTCGGGAGCGGAGAGGTCGTACGCTTCAATTTCGGCGCGGAGGCGGTTGATTTGGTCCTGCATAGTTCGGCAAAGGTAGCGGTCTTGAATTTCAGGACATAAACCAGGGCAAATTCGGCCTTCGAAAAAGTTGGTACGATTGCTGCAAAATGCCTTTCCACAAGCGGCACAGAAGACTGAACGCGGGGCGCCACCCGTTCGAACTTGCTCGCCGACGGCTCCGCGCCAAGTCTGTATTTCCCTCCTTTCGTCTTCTCTGAAATTATGAACCGTTTCCTGTCTGCCGCCTTCTTCTGTGTAGTTCTGAGCGCCGCCTCGGCCCAGGCCCAAACCAAAAATACCTCGGCTGCCGCGGCTACCGACTGGGCCCAGCCCGAACTCGACCCCTGGACGATGAACACGCCCAAGGCCGCCGAAAAAGCCGCTCAGCCTACCGCCGCCACCGATGAGCCCGCTACTTATAATACGGGTTGGAGCAGCGCCCCCGGCATCAGCCTGAGCCTGCACGACAAGCCCAGCACCGACTGGTGGGGCCGTCCGCTCAAGAAAAAAGCGAAGAGCAACCTGACCACGGCCCCCGTAGCCCAGGCCGCTACCGCCGACGAAGCCAGCGACGACCCGATGATGCACTCCTCCGGCGTGATGATTGCGCCCGGCATGAACACGGCTCCCTACCGGGGCACCAGCACCGACTACTGGGGCCGCCCCGTTCGTAAGGCTCAGCGCCAGGACGCCAAAGTAGCCGCCAAAATTGCCAAGTCCTCGACCGTTGCTACTACGGCTTCGTCGGGACTGTAAAAGTTAGCCGGCCTTAGATGGCCTAAGTTCGCGGGGGTACCGTATTAGGAAACAGGAGTGTATGTCTCACTTTATCCTGTTTTTCTGATGCGGTACCCTCGACTCTTTTCCGGGCTGTTGAGCCTGGCCCTTCTGCTGAGCGTAGCTAGTGCGCAAGCCCAAACCAAACGCGCCAGCGGCTACCACAAAAAGGCCTCGCCGGCCCGCTCCCGAACCGTAGCCCGGGTGTCGAATACGCGGCGCTACTCGGATGAGGACCGGCAGCGGCTGGCCCCGGGCATGCGCATCAACATGCCCACGCCCCCGAGCACCGATTACATGGGCCGGCCCATCAAGAAGAAAGTAGCCAAGCCCGCTTCCACGAGTTCCACCATTTCGTCGGAGAAATAGGCCCCGGTGCGCCGGCCGTAGCAAGAAAAATATCGGGCTAAGTCCAATACTTCGGGTTGGAGTAGATATTTTTGTGCTTTCAGGCACAAATCCTACAGTTTCTGCGTAGTAGGGGAGAGCAACTTTTCTACTACCACTCGTTTTTTCGCTATGCTACGTCCCGTTTTTTCGTGCCTTTTGTTGGTTGCCGTGTTGAGCACCTCAAACGCACTAGCCCAGCAAAGCCGCTCGAAATCGGCTAAGAAGCCCGCCGCCGACACCTGGGGTGCCGAGGCTGCTCCTGCCGCCCCGGCTGCGGCACCCGCCGCTGCTCCCGCCGCCGACCCGGCCGCAACCAGTGGGTTTGCTGCTCCCGCCGCCGGCGTAGAGGCCAACCCGCAGTCCAATGGCTTCGCCATTGCGCCCGGCTTTACCGCTGCTCCCTCGCACCGCGTGCGGATGGACTACCGGGGCCGGCCCCTGGCGCCCTACATCAAGCGCAACGTAAGCACGAACACCTCGACGACGGCCCCGGCCCCGATGGTAGAAGCTACGGCTCCCGCCGCTCCGGCCGTAACCACGACCGAAGTAGCCGCTCCCGTAGCGGCCCCCGCCGCGAAGTCGGCTACGGCTACCAAGTCGGCTGCTACTTCGACCTCCACCTCGACTACGAAGAAAGTAACCGCCGCTGGCGCTGCTCCGGCTGCCGCCGCGGCCCCGGCTCCGAAGAAAGCTCCCGCCAAGAAGGCTCCTGCCAAGAACGACGGCTGGGGTTCTTCCTCCGGCAGCGGCTGGTAAGCCTCGCAGTTTGCTGCAAACCGCATAAGAAAGCCCCGCCGGTTATCCGGCGGGGCTTTTTTTGTGACCTTACTGCCTGAAGCAGCCGCTTACTCGGCGGAGTCGGCGGTGGCGAGGGTGCCGGCGGCCACTTCGGCCTGGGCCCGGTAGAAGAGCGTGCTGCTGTTGTCGGGGCGCAGGTACTCGCGGGCGGCGGCGCGCAGGTCTTCGGCCGTAACGGCCTGCACCTTGGCGCTTTCCTGGTTGACCAGGTCGGCGTCGCCGAGCAGTTTGAAGTAGGCCAGGGCCATGGCGCGGTTCAGCAGCTCGATTTCCTCGAACACGATGCTGGCCTCGGCCTGGTTTTTCACCTTTTCCAGCTCCTGATCCGCCACCAGCTCCTCGCGCAGCTCGGCCACCACGGCTTCCACGGCCGCATCGGCCGCTTCGATGGCCACGCCGCTGTTGAGACGGCCGCTAATGACGAGCAGACCGGGCTCCAGGGAGCCGCTGCAGGAGGCCGAAATCGAATTGAACAGCTGCTGGTCCTTCACCAGGCGCTGGTAGAGGCGGGCCGACTTGCCCCGGCCCAGCACGTCGCTCAACAGGTCCACGGTGTGGTAGTCGGCGGCGGCGCGGCCGGGCATGTGGTACACCTTATAGTAGGCCGTGGCCGGCACGTCGGCCACTACGTCGAGGTGGCGGGGGGCCGTCTGGCGCGGCTCGGCCGGCAGCTGCCGCTCGTAGCGGGTGCCGCCGGGAATGGGGCCAAACCACTTCTCGGCCAGGCGCTGGGCCTCGGCTACCGTGACGGCCCCGGCTATTACCAGAATGGCGTTGGCGGGGGAGTAGTGCTTGGCGAAGAAAGCCCGCACGTCGTCCATCACCGCGTTTTCGATGTGGCCGACTTCCTTGCCGATGGTGGGCCACTGGTAGGGGTGCACCTGGTAGGCCAGGGGGCGCAGCTTGAGCCAAACGTCGCCGTAGGGCTGGTTGAGGTAGTTCTGCTTAAACTCCTCGACCACCACCTTGCGCTGCACTTCCAGGCCGTTCTCCGAGAAGGCCAGGCCCAGCATCCGGTCCGACTCCAGCCAGAAGCCGGTTTCAA includes the following:
- a CDS encoding TonB-dependent receptor yields the protein MIHFTRLWLLLVCVVLAGPAVAQQAPGPMVSGTFSALSFEEFARAVEAQTPARFFFDPAALDSVKITLQVQNQPLKDVLALVGQHTRLHFALDSLNHVYVTVGAALPLSLPDAFFEPRSFVLVTAAPTAAESVPGAAPAKTRGSVSELKVYEIGRGEAAGGKATLAGHIRELKSGEPVIGATIYSEASKIGTSTDQFGFFSLTLPTGRHELRVRGIGIKNTRRQVQLRANGSLEIEVEEDITTLKEVVIEGEKDKNVSGMQMGLEKLDIRTMKQVPTAFGETDILRVVLTLPGVKSVGEGSTGLNVRGGSADQNLILFNNATVYNPSHLFGFFSAFNPDIIKSVELYKSAIPAKYGGRLSSVLDITTRDGNKKKLSGSAGIGPLTSRLTLEGPIIKDKSSFIISGRSSYSDWILHLLPSESFKQSSAGFYDVSAHISHEINENNTIYATGYLSNDRFQLASDTAYRYVNRSGSLKWRHNFSNKLYGVLSGSYSHYGYDVTSELNPSTASQLRYRINQGTAQADFSFFPNTRHTIDFGASTLLYNVAPGSLRPEGAESLVVPKLLDDERALESALYVSDRIDLSSRLSVSVGLRYSFFNALGPRQVYQYAPGLSKSESTIRDTVTYAKNQVLATYHGPEYRLSARFALSDNSSVKASYNRTRQYIHMLSNTASMSPTDIWKLSDSNIRPQVGDQYSIGFYRNFKSNTIETSVETYYKSMHDFVDYKSGATLLLNRHIETDIVNAEGKAYGVEVMVKKLTGKINGWVSYTYSRSLVQVNIATTSDMINGGNFYPSNFDKPHDVTLISNYRFSRRISTSLNFTYSTGRPITLPLVKYYIGTSTRVYYSERNAYRVPDYYRADLAMNLEGNHKVHKPFHSSWTVGVYNLTGRHNPYSIYFKSVNGQIKGYKLSIFAQPIPTVTYNIKF
- a CDS encoding 3'-5' exonuclease family protein, with the protein product MRYISLDLETTGGTPGRHQILELAAVVEDTKHLRPLPELPAFRRVVRHPDYTGTAGALALNARLLEELARKEPNPELCLPEELVPQLREFLLLHGFRPDKKDCLAVTLAGKNIGSFDVPFLRLLPGWGTLVRHEPALLDPAAFYLNWRKDTRLPTMSICKARARFADDTVAHQALADALDVVQLLRPFYELPVYQQVKTAEE
- the pheS gene encoding phenylalanine--tRNA ligase subunit alpha translates to MQDQINRLRAEIEAYDLSAPDQLEQFRIAFTGRKGQLADLFDLLKTVPQEQRRAVGQELNQLKQLALDKFTQRQQELEAAAQNTPADPTFDYTLPVVPNALGTRHPLSLVREEMVRIFSRIGFNVAEGPEIEDDWHNFTALNFPENHPARDMQDTFFVTRNPADPTHDALLRTHTSTVQVRVMESQKPPIRSIMPGRVYRNEAISARAHMMFHQVEGIFIDEGVSFADLKQTVYYFVQEMFGQDINIRFRPSFFPFTEPSAEIDITCLICKGAGCNICKQTGWVEIGGCGMVDPNVLEQSGIDAEKYSGYAWGMGIERITMLKYQIKDLRLFTENDMRFLRQFEGVQ
- a CDS encoding M16 family metallopeptidase — protein: MIQFEEFTLANGLRCIVHEDHSTPIAVLNVLYNVGSRDEDVEHTGFAHLFEHLMFSGSVNIPSYDEPLQYVGGENNAFTSPDITNYYLTLPAANIETGFWLESDRMLGLAFSENGLEVQRKVVVEEFKQNYLNQPYGDVWLKLRPLAYQVHPYQWPTIGKEVGHIENAVMDDVRAFFAKHYSPANAILVIAGAVTVAEAQRLAEKWFGPIPGGTRYERQLPAEPRQTAPRHLDVVADVPATAYYKVYHMPGRAAADYHTVDLLSDVLGRGKSARLYQRLVKDQQLFNSISASCSGSLEPGLLVISGRLNSGVAIEAADAAVEAVVAELREELVADQELEKVKNQAEASIVFEEIELLNRAMALAYFKLLGDADLVNQESAKVQAVTAEDLRAAAREYLRPDNSSTLFYRAQAEVAAGTLATADSAE